The proteins below are encoded in one region of Anoplopoma fimbria isolate UVic2021 breed Golden Eagle Sablefish chromosome 19, Afim_UVic_2022, whole genome shotgun sequence:
- the rps13 gene encoding 40S ribosomal protein S13: MGRMHAPGKGLSQSALPYRRSVPTWLKLTSDDVKEQIFKLAKKGLTPSQIGVILRDSHGVAQVRFVTGNKILRILKSKGLAPDLPEDLYHLIKKAVAVRKHLERNRKDKDAKFRLILIESRIHRLARYYKTKRVLAPNWKYESSTASALVA, from the exons ATGGGTCGCATGCACGCTCCCGG AAAGGGCCTGTCCCAGTCAGCTCTGCCTTACAGGCGCAGTGTCCCCACT TGGCTGAAGCTCACATCTGATGATGTCAAAGAGCAGATCTTCAAACTGGCCAAAAAGGGCCTGACCCCCTCTCAGATTG GTGTGATCCTGAGGGACTCCCATGGTGTGGCACAAGTACGTTTTGTCACTGGCAACAAGATCCTGAGAATCCTTAAGTCCAAGGGTCTGGCCCCAGACCTGCCTGAGGATCTCTACCACCTCATCAAGAAGGCTGTGGCTGTCAGGAAGCATctggagagaaacagaaag GACAAGGACGCCAAGTTCCGCCTGATTCTCATTGAAAGCAGGATCCACAGGCTGGCCCGTTACTACAAGACCAAGAGAGTACTGGCCCCCAACTGGAAGTA CGAGTCTTCTACAGCTTCTGCTCTGGTGGCATAA
- the ppp1r15b gene encoding protein phosphatase 1 regulatory subunit 15B yields the protein MAKIVGKGCERTAMERFGCGGKALLPWTKHMLTVLWEQLRLLVQVIYYTFISVFQMFRFEVHVRITDETGQHIQHMTTAANPTESFLFSSLFDGDNGVMVGGSNPLSNFCADVGDSFAGKSTAEALLSTLRADDLCCGLVDDFVSGKEDGIFLGHQSSWKMGFPGDWNIFVSSSDSSNDGCHKSTEKLFKQETSEEERSFHWSSEEDQNVVEFDSEESKALWESLSKSSDPYNPFFFSACISTNTNMGRSKGKATDSDADLMSVSKASEEMSGPRGLNIWVSRSDSESSWSSWASSEGSSPEMDEESERLLEFFSSPDDPYNPMCFTARTFSSTSPQTTTSTTVSKQQASLPAPPSKSDTEEKESSFPPSSEDDEEEQLWKALCQKDDPYHPLNFQACLQSSSATTPPSADDPDVHHTQKLPTKGNKCEKEPKKTKKSTKPSLPERKLKHHSHPDTTLVPWKKNGQKQQSLPEEERENKTSSTQKKVRFSPLVQVHVMRTWPFARQASRKGHWEEMARDRDRFRRRVQETEPAIGHCFTEPHRERMRAYVDGALK from the exons atgGCTAAAATTGTTGGTAAGGGTTGTGAACGCACCGCGATGGAGAGGTTCGGCTGCGGAGGAAAGGCGCTCCTGCCCTGGACCAAACACATGCTCACCGTGCTGTGGGAGCAGCTCAGACTGCTGGTCCAGGTCATATACTACACCTTCATCTCAG TTTTCCAGATGTTCCGGTTTGAGGTTCACGTGAGAATCACAGACGAGACGGGTCAGCACATCCAGCACATGACCACGGCAGCAAACCCCACCGAATCCTTCCTGTTCTCCTCGCTGTTCGACGGCGACAACGGAGTCATGGTCGGCGGTTCGAATCCCCTCTCTAACTTCTGTGCCGACGTGGGCGACTCCTTCGCTGGGAAATCCACCGCCGAGGCCCTGCTGTCCACTTTACGCGCCGACGACCTGTGCTGCGGATTAGTGGACGATTTTGTGTCCGGCAAAGAGGACGGCATCTTTCTGGGACACCAGTCCAGCTGGAAAATGGGCTTCCCCGGCGACTGGAACATCTTTGTATCGAGCAGCGACAGCTCAAACGACGGCTGCCATAAAAGCACTGAGAAACTCTTCAAGCAGGAAACttcagaagaggagagaagttTCCACTGGAGTAGCGAAGAAGACCAGAACGTAGTCGAATTTGACAGCGAGGAAAGCAAGGCGCTCTGGGAGTCCCTGTCGAAATCCAGTGATCCGTACaaccccttcttcttctctgcctgcATTTCAACTAACACAAATATGGGGAGAAGTAAAGGCAAAGCGACGGACAGCGACGCTGACCTCATGTCAGTGAGCAAGGCCAGCGAGGAGATGTCGGGGCCTCGAGGCCTGAACATCTGGGTCAGCCGCTCTGACAGCGAGAGCAGCTGGAGCAGCTGGGCCAGTTCAGAGGGTTCGAGCCCCGAAATGGACGAGGAGAGCGAGAGGCTCCTGGAGTTCTTCAGCAGTCCCGACGACCCCTACAACCCCATGTGCTTCACCGCTCGCACGTTCAGCAGCACATCACCTCaaaccaccacctccaccacagtCTCCAAACAACAGGCCTCGCTTCCTGCACCTCCATCCAAGTCGGAcacggaggagaaggagagcagCTTTCCTCCTTCATCTGAGGACGATGAAGAAGAGCAGCTGTGGAAAGCTCTCTGCCAGAAGGACGACCCGTACCACCCTCTCAACTTTCAGGCCTGCTTACAGAGCTCCTCGGCAACAACGCCGCCGTCTGCAGACGATCCGGATGTCCACCACACACAAAAGCTACCCACCAAgggaaataaatgtgaaaaagagcccaaaaaaacaaagaaatccaCCAAGCCCTCGCTGCCAGAGAGGAAGTTAAAGCATCACTCTCATCCAGACACAACACTAGTACCCTGGaagaaaaatggacaaaaacagcagtcactgccagaggaggagagggagaacaAGACCAGCAGCACCCAGAAAAAG GTGCGGTTTTCTCCTCTGGTCCAAGTCCACGTCATGCGGACCTGGCCGTTCGCTCGCCAGGCGTCTCGTAAAGGACACTGGGAAGAAATGGCTCGAGACCGGGACCGCTTCCGGAGGCGGGTCCAGGAAACGGAGCCGGCCATCGGCCACTGCTTCACCGAGCCCCACAGGGAGAGGATGAGGGCGTATGTGGACGGTGCcttgaaatga